One genomic window of Corallococcus caeni includes the following:
- a CDS encoding VOC family protein translates to MHHSRLSTFVIDCKVGDIEAATRFWSAALGRKVAPVDPSSPNYRELEAKPEEPMLLIQQVEHESRIHLDIEADDLDAELERLEALGAKRVAYVKRWWVMEAPTGQRFCIVRPQRGPLEGRANVWDGEGR, encoded by the coding sequence ATGCACCACAGCCGACTCAGCACGTTCGTCATCGACTGCAAGGTCGGGGACATCGAAGCCGCCACGCGGTTCTGGAGCGCGGCGCTGGGACGGAAGGTGGCCCCGGTGGATCCGTCCTCGCCCAACTACCGCGAGCTGGAGGCGAAGCCCGAGGAGCCCATGCTCCTCATCCAGCAGGTGGAGCACGAGAGCCGCATCCACCTGGACATCGAGGCGGACGACCTGGACGCGGAGCTGGAGCGGCTGGAGGCGCTGGGCGCCAAACGCGTCGCCTACGTGAAGCGCTGGTGGGTGATGGAGGCCCCCACCGGGCAGCGCTTCTGCATCGTCCGTCCGCAGCGCGGGCCCCTGGAGGGCCGCGCCAACGTGTGGGACGGCGAGGGCCGCTGA
- a CDS encoding PA14 domain-containing protein: MTPSPRSRALVRACLLLPLYSLAACDVREPTPDARVAVSRGAVTGELAATLIDDSGFNYPWQVNDGDDTSGAWGAGDNAYAGYDLGTLKQVREVWSLGDQAYRFHVQLFDASWAQTGWYDCDVDGSTVQWQRCDIPDTNARFVYVRYRTNTSGSWVQEVNLMGDVAGPSELPIPTGAFRGTYFSDRNLTTRAFQRQDAAIQFSWGTGSPGTGVGVDDFSVRWEGDWSFASAGTYRFSTTSDDGSRIYVDGALVVDHWGDHGATTRTGDVTLTAGTHRVKVEYYEAGGDASAQVGWTLQSGSTSGVGGVPNPPTGWVLDLQDDFDSLDWNKWKQWQTNVPLIHTVMVMNTQSQCVTANGHLEMRARKRNDGSGIWDGCYLDQGTWWDAQNSRPAHPGYADYQVSFKADLPPGVGTGMYFLMWPIAESWGGTPWPPELDIVELPNNDGTNVMTTWHWDPDNKQSEIRPTVDRRNGKQWVYTARRVGNDIRMWIGDPATNAIREIPLPAAFSNNPDYKRMLVGMANFVASTWAINGNGSAFWYGDANATGSTAWTASIDYVKVWKPGPGMSGQ, encoded by the coding sequence TTGACCCCATCCCCCCGTTCCCGCGCGCTCGTCCGGGCGTGCCTGCTGCTCCCCCTGTACTCGCTGGCGGCCTGTGACGTCCGCGAGCCCACGCCCGACGCGCGCGTCGCCGTCTCACGCGGCGCGGTCACCGGCGAGCTGGCCGCGACGCTCATCGACGACAGCGGCTTCAACTACCCCTGGCAGGTGAACGACGGTGACGACACCTCGGGGGCGTGGGGCGCGGGCGACAACGCCTATGCCGGCTACGACCTGGGGACGCTGAAGCAGGTGCGGGAGGTGTGGAGCCTGGGTGACCAGGCGTATCGCTTCCACGTCCAGCTCTTCGACGCGAGCTGGGCCCAGACGGGCTGGTACGACTGCGACGTCGACGGCAGCACCGTCCAGTGGCAGCGCTGCGACATCCCGGACACGAACGCGCGCTTCGTCTACGTGCGCTACCGCACGAACACGAGCGGTTCCTGGGTGCAGGAGGTCAACCTCATGGGAGACGTCGCGGGCCCCAGCGAGCTGCCCATTCCCACGGGCGCGTTCCGGGGCACCTACTTCAGCGACCGGAACCTGACGACCCGGGCCTTCCAGCGCCAGGACGCCGCCATCCAGTTCTCCTGGGGGACGGGGAGCCCCGGCACGGGCGTGGGCGTGGACGACTTCAGCGTGCGCTGGGAGGGCGACTGGAGCTTCGCCAGCGCGGGCACGTACCGCTTCTCCACCACGTCCGACGACGGCAGCCGCATCTACGTCGACGGGGCGCTCGTCGTGGACCACTGGGGCGACCACGGCGCGACGACGCGGACCGGCGACGTCACGCTCACCGCCGGCACGCACCGCGTGAAGGTGGAGTACTACGAGGCCGGCGGCGACGCGTCCGCCCAAGTGGGCTGGACCTTGCAGTCCGGGAGCACGTCCGGCGTGGGCGGCGTCCCCAACCCGCCCACCGGCTGGGTGCTGGACCTCCAGGACGACTTCGACTCGCTGGACTGGAACAAGTGGAAGCAGTGGCAGACGAACGTGCCGCTCATCCACACGGTCATGGTGATGAACACGCAGAGCCAGTGCGTGACGGCCAATGGACACCTGGAGATGCGCGCCCGCAAGCGCAATGACGGCTCGGGCATCTGGGACGGCTGCTACCTGGACCAGGGCACGTGGTGGGACGCGCAGAACTCCCGGCCGGCGCATCCCGGCTACGCGGACTACCAGGTGTCGTTCAAGGCGGACCTGCCGCCGGGCGTGGGCACCGGCATGTACTTCCTCATGTGGCCCATCGCGGAGAGCTGGGGCGGGACGCCGTGGCCGCCGGAGCTGGACATCGTGGAGCTGCCCAACAACGACGGCACGAACGTCATGACGACCTGGCACTGGGACCCGGACAACAAGCAGTCCGAAATCCGTCCCACCGTGGACCGCCGCAATGGCAAGCAGTGGGTCTACACCGCGCGCCGCGTGGGCAATGACATCCGGATGTGGATTGGCGACCCGGCGACCAACGCCATCCGGGAGATTCCGCTGCCGGCCGCGTTCTCCAACAACCCGGACTACAAGCGGATGCTGGTGGGCATGGCGAACTTCGTCGCCTCCACCTGGGCCATCAACGGCAATGGGTCCGCGTTCTGGTACGGCGACGCGAACGCCACCGGCTCCACGGCGTGGACCGCGTCCATCGACTACGTGAAGGTCTGGAAGCCGGGCCCGGGCATGAGCGGGCAGTAG
- a CDS encoding SRPBCC family protein: MTTQVASSPKAFVTQPSEREVRIERIFNAPRERVWKAMTDPALVAQWWGRGNKVVVERMDVQRGGHWRFVEHSPDGSHGFEGRYREVKPMERIEQTFEWDGTPGHVVVETMTLEDLGDGRTRLVTVSLFHTVEDLQGMVGAGMEQGLNQSYAALDKLLAQPLA; the protein is encoded by the coding sequence ATGACGACCCAAGTCGCGAGTTCACCCAAGGCCTTCGTCACCCAGCCCTCGGAGCGGGAGGTCCGCATCGAGCGCATCTTCAACGCGCCCCGCGAGCGGGTGTGGAAGGCGATGACGGACCCCGCGCTCGTCGCGCAGTGGTGGGGGAGAGGTAACAAGGTGGTGGTCGAACGCATGGACGTCCAGCGCGGAGGCCACTGGCGCTTCGTCGAGCACTCGCCCGACGGCAGCCACGGCTTCGAGGGCCGCTACCGCGAGGTGAAGCCCATGGAGCGCATCGAGCAGACCTTCGAATGGGACGGCACGCCCGGCCACGTCGTCGTGGAGACGATGACGCTGGAGGACCTGGGCGACGGCCGCACGAGGCTCGTCACCGTGTCCCTCTTCCACACCGTGGAGGACCTCCAGGGCATGGTCGGCGCCGGCATGGAGCAGGGCCTCAACCAGAGCTACGCGGCGCTCGACAAGCTCCTCGCGCAGCCCCTGGCCTGA
- a CDS encoding ArsR/SmtB family transcription factor, translating to MVQSQAALDRTFAALSDPTRRAILLRLGGGTGASIGSLSEHFEMTLTGFQKHVRILEDAGLVTTEKVGRVRHCRLGPRRLEDVAKWMATYRTMLEQRMDHLEDFLERTKGTP from the coding sequence ATGGTTCAGTCTCAAGCCGCCCTCGACCGTACCTTCGCGGCGCTGTCGGACCCGACGCGCCGGGCCATCCTCCTGCGGCTGGGAGGAGGGACCGGCGCGTCCATCGGCAGCCTGTCCGAACACTTCGAGATGACGCTCACGGGGTTCCAGAAGCACGTGCGCATCCTGGAGGACGCGGGGCTCGTCACGACGGAGAAGGTCGGGCGGGTGCGCCACTGCAGGCTCGGTCCCAGGCGGCTGGAGGACGTGGCGAAGTGGATGGCCACGTACAGAACCATGCTGGAGCAGCGCATGGATCACCTCGAGGACTTCCTCGAGCGTACGAAAGGAACGCCATGA
- a CDS encoding 4-hydroxy-3-methylbut-2-enyl diphosphate reductase, translated as MTSRLSPWLTVFVMFLALPVVAAEAQRVGTWGAYVKEQQLQLSLQPKDRPDSHHGFSAPLADFQGLSTADGSSAPFKLVREAGTFDFEGRFNDGQGVGTWRFSPDAGYAKKLAELGIPKPDADEQFLLASINVGPKRVQALAATGQKVTTVEELVNVGIFNITPDYVRAMAAEGYAKLTLQQLVDCRIHGVTPERIQGLAALGFKGLPLDSLLSMSIHGVTPDFIREMRGLGFPELSADDLVAMRIHGVTPAFVKEMREAGYTNATADDFVSMRIHGIDSVFVRSMSKQRK; from the coding sequence ATGACGTCTCGCCTGTCTCCCTGGCTCACCGTGTTCGTGATGTTCCTCGCCCTCCCCGTCGTCGCCGCCGAAGCGCAGCGCGTCGGCACGTGGGGCGCGTACGTGAAGGAGCAGCAGTTGCAGCTGTCGTTGCAGCCCAAGGACCGTCCGGATTCGCACCACGGCTTCTCCGCGCCGCTCGCGGACTTCCAGGGGCTGTCCACCGCGGACGGAAGCAGCGCCCCCTTCAAGCTGGTGCGTGAGGCGGGCACGTTCGACTTCGAGGGCCGCTTCAACGACGGCCAGGGCGTGGGCACCTGGCGCTTCAGCCCGGACGCCGGCTACGCGAAGAAGCTGGCGGAGCTGGGCATCCCCAAGCCGGACGCGGACGAGCAGTTCCTCCTGGCCAGCATCAACGTGGGCCCGAAGCGCGTCCAGGCGCTGGCGGCCACGGGCCAGAAGGTGACCACCGTGGAGGAGCTGGTCAACGTGGGCATCTTCAACATCACCCCGGACTACGTCCGCGCGATGGCGGCCGAGGGCTACGCGAAGCTGACGTTGCAGCAGCTGGTGGACTGCCGCATCCACGGCGTGACGCCGGAGCGCATCCAGGGCCTGGCCGCGCTGGGGTTCAAGGGCCTGCCCCTCGACTCGCTCCTGTCCATGAGCATCCACGGCGTCACACCGGACTTCATCCGCGAGATGCGCGGCCTGGGCTTCCCGGAGCTGAGCGCGGACGACCTGGTGGCCATGCGCATCCACGGCGTCACGCCCGCCTTCGTGAAGGAGATGCGTGAAGCGGGCTACACGAACGCCACCGCGGACGACTTCGTGTCCATGCGCATCCACGGCATCGACTCCGTCTTCGTCCGCTCGATGTCGAAGCAGCGCAAGTAG
- a CDS encoding M56 family metallopeptidase has product MNGLILEAVGWALVHLLWQGALVAVALALALRWVGRRSANLRYALACGALGIMLVLPVATAWRHASRAGDSRPVRTASVQRTPAPLPDPAFHARVELPSGRPMPMKETPSLPLLEGMFQQVGEHLPWLVLAWGMGVAASSLRLLKGWLGLRRQVDEAVHASWEWQQRLEVLARRLNLTRPVRLLVSSKLDVPSTLGWLKPVVLVPTATLTGLAVRELELVLAHELAHIRRHDFAVNVVQTLVETLLFYHPAVWWMSQVIRVERENCCDDLAVRQGPGALPYARALTALEALRSQGMDASGPALSALGGSLKDRVRRLVVAPASRCSSRWAAGVSIVTLASSLALAVPLTALAVQPVKEQEAKASEAKASVVPSVSATPIAAPRPLTVAAAPAPAPAPAPVVAPAPKPAPADKAKARAERKAAQDADETTRVGVDPLSVDQLVELKIAGVTPEVVDRISAMGYAPTVETLVGFQHAGITPDYVKSMADRFGRSIPAEQLVSMKHLGVTPEWLGQMAALGFAKEDLDDLLGAKAMGIDAAWVNDLKAAGFGNLTLDEAVQLRALGVDSSYLRELEAAGVKPASVDELVRLRTGGVDADFIRRMQKPRK; this is encoded by the coding sequence ATGAACGGTCTCATCCTGGAAGCGGTGGGTTGGGCGCTCGTGCACCTGCTGTGGCAGGGCGCGCTCGTGGCGGTGGCCCTGGCGCTGGCGCTCCGGTGGGTGGGCCGGCGCTCGGCGAACCTGCGTTACGCGCTGGCGTGCGGCGCGCTGGGCATCATGCTGGTGCTGCCGGTGGCCACCGCGTGGCGGCATGCCTCGCGCGCGGGGGACTCCCGCCCGGTGCGCACGGCGTCCGTCCAGCGGACCCCGGCGCCCCTCCCGGACCCGGCGTTCCACGCGCGCGTGGAGCTGCCCTCTGGGCGGCCCATGCCGATGAAGGAGACCCCGTCGCTGCCCCTGCTGGAGGGAATGTTCCAGCAGGTGGGCGAACACCTGCCCTGGCTGGTGCTCGCCTGGGGCATGGGCGTGGCGGCGTCCTCGCTGCGCCTGCTCAAGGGCTGGCTGGGGCTGCGGCGCCAGGTGGACGAGGCGGTGCACGCGTCGTGGGAATGGCAGCAGCGGCTGGAGGTGCTGGCGCGGCGGCTGAACCTCACGCGCCCGGTGCGCCTGCTGGTGTCGTCGAAGCTGGACGTGCCGTCCACGCTGGGCTGGCTGAAGCCCGTGGTGCTGGTCCCCACCGCCACGCTCACCGGGCTGGCCGTGCGCGAGCTGGAGCTGGTGCTGGCCCACGAGCTGGCCCACATCCGCCGTCACGACTTCGCGGTGAACGTGGTGCAGACGCTGGTGGAGACGCTCCTCTTCTACCACCCGGCCGTGTGGTGGATGTCCCAGGTCATCCGCGTGGAGCGCGAGAACTGCTGTGACGACCTCGCCGTGCGCCAGGGCCCCGGCGCCCTCCCCTACGCCCGCGCGCTCACCGCCCTGGAGGCGCTGCGGTCGCAGGGAATGGACGCCAGCGGTCCCGCGCTGTCCGCGCTGGGCGGTTCGCTGAAGGACCGCGTGCGGCGGCTGGTGGTGGCGCCCGCGTCGCGGTGCTCGTCGCGCTGGGCGGCGGGGGTGTCCATCGTCACGCTGGCCAGCAGCCTGGCGCTGGCGGTGCCGCTGACGGCGCTCGCCGTGCAGCCCGTGAAGGAGCAGGAGGCGAAGGCCTCGGAGGCGAAGGCCTCGGTGGTCCCCTCCGTGAGCGCCACGCCCATCGCCGCGCCCCGTCCGCTGACCGTCGCCGCAGCGCCCGCGCCGGCCCCTGCGCCCGCGCCGGTGGTCGCGCCGGCTCCGAAGCCCGCTCCCGCGGACAAGGCGAAGGCCCGCGCGGAGCGCAAGGCGGCCCAGGACGCCGACGAGACCACCCGCGTGGGCGTGGATCCGCTGAGCGTGGATCAGCTGGTCGAGCTGAAGATCGCCGGCGTCACCCCGGAGGTCGTCGACCGCATCTCCGCCATGGGCTACGCGCCGACGGTGGAGACGCTGGTGGGCTTCCAGCACGCGGGCATCACGCCGGACTACGTGAAGTCCATGGCGGATCGCTTCGGCCGCTCCATTCCCGCCGAGCAGCTGGTGTCCATGAAGCACCTGGGCGTCACGCCGGAGTGGCTGGGCCAGATGGCGGCCCTGGGCTTCGCGAAGGAGGACCTCGACGACCTGCTGGGCGCGAAGGCGATGGGCATCGACGCCGCGTGGGTCAACGACCTGAAGGCCGCGGGCTTCGGGAACCTGACGCTGGATGAAGCCGTGCAGCTGCGCGCGCTGGGCGTCGACTCCAGCTACCTGCGCGAGCTGGAAGCCGCGGGCGTGAAGCCCGCCTCCGTGGATGAGCTGGTGCGCCTGCGCACCGGCGGCGTGGACGCGGACTTCATCCGCCGCATGCAGAAGCCCCGGAAGTAA
- a CDS encoding BlaI/MecI/CopY family transcriptional regulator, translating to MSRGKLPRPTDAELAILRVLWDQGARTVREVHETLQDGSGYTTVLKTMQIMTEKGLVTRDESQRAHVYSARLPRESTQRQLVTDLVDRVFGGSPARLALQALSTKKTSPEELAELRQLLDSLEKESES from the coding sequence ATGAGCCGAGGAAAGCTGCCGCGCCCCACGGATGCCGAGCTGGCCATCCTGCGGGTGCTGTGGGACCAGGGCGCGCGCACCGTGCGCGAGGTCCACGAGACGCTCCAGGACGGGAGCGGCTACACCACCGTGCTGAAGACGATGCAGATCATGACGGAGAAGGGGCTGGTGACGCGCGACGAGTCCCAGCGCGCGCACGTCTACAGCGCCCGGCTCCCCCGGGAGAGCACCCAGCGGCAGCTGGTCACCGACCTGGTGGACCGCGTGTTCGGCGGCTCCCCGGCGCGGCTCGCCCTGCAGGCCCTGTCCACGAAGAAGACGTCCCCCGAGGAGTTGGCGGAGCTGCGCCAGTTGCTGGATTCGCTCGAGAAGGAGTCGGAGTCATGA
- a CDS encoding NAD-dependent epimerase/dehydratase family protein, which translates to MDRKHILILGGAGFIGSNLADHCLQDGRAVWVLDNMSRPGVERNLRWLRERHGERLRIDVADTRDLFAVRRAVRDASEVFHFAAQVAVTHSLHSPFHDFDVNARGTLHVLEALRELETPPPLVFTSTREVYGGLKGLELAVRGRRYTPMDDHTLAHGISEACPLDFESPYGCSKGAADQYVLDYARTFGLPTVVFRMSCIYGPRQSGTEDQAWVAHLLQRALDDEPLTFYGDGMQVRDLLYVEDLVRAFRSAQQAMPRIQGRAFNIGGGPGQTVSLLELLALIQRRIGREPRVAFEDWRAGDPRYYVSDTRAFTRATGWMPRVGVVEGVARLGHWLEAQRAGRTRQAVGREETLDAADSPP; encoded by the coding sequence ATGGACCGCAAACACATCCTCATCCTCGGGGGCGCGGGCTTCATCGGCTCCAACCTGGCGGACCACTGCCTGCAAGACGGGCGGGCGGTGTGGGTGCTGGACAACATGTCGCGCCCCGGCGTGGAGCGGAACCTGCGCTGGCTTCGCGAGCGGCACGGAGAGCGCCTGCGCATCGACGTGGCGGACACGCGTGACCTGTTCGCGGTGCGCCGGGCCGTGCGCGACGCGAGCGAGGTGTTCCACTTCGCCGCGCAGGTGGCGGTGACGCACAGCCTCCATTCCCCGTTCCACGACTTCGACGTCAACGCGCGCGGCACGCTCCACGTCCTGGAGGCGCTGCGGGAGCTGGAGACGCCCCCGCCGCTCGTCTTCACCTCCACCCGTGAGGTGTATGGCGGGCTGAAGGGGCTGGAGCTCGCGGTCCGAGGCCGGCGCTACACGCCGATGGACGACCACACGCTCGCGCACGGCATCAGCGAGGCGTGTCCGCTCGACTTCGAGAGCCCCTACGGGTGCTCCAAGGGGGCGGCGGACCAGTACGTGCTGGACTACGCGCGGACCTTCGGCCTGCCCACGGTGGTCTTCCGGATGAGCTGCATCTACGGGCCCCGGCAGTCCGGCACGGAGGACCAGGCCTGGGTGGCGCACCTGCTCCAGCGGGCGCTGGACGACGAGCCGCTCACCTTCTACGGCGACGGCATGCAGGTGCGCGACCTGCTCTACGTGGAGGACCTGGTGCGCGCCTTCCGGTCGGCGCAGCAGGCCATGCCGCGCATCCAGGGCCGGGCCTTCAACATCGGCGGAGGGCCGGGCCAGACCGTGAGCCTGCTGGAGCTGCTGGCGCTCATCCAACGCCGCATTGGCCGCGAGCCGCGCGTCGCCTTCGAGGACTGGCGCGCGGGCGACCCGCGCTACTACGTCTCCGACACGCGCGCCTTCACGCGAGCCACCGGGTGGATGCCCCGGGTGGGGGTGGTGGAGGGTGTGGCGCGTTTGGGACACTGGCTGGAGGCGCAGCGGGCAGGGCGGACACGGCAGGCCGTGGGGCGGGAGGAGACGCTGGATGCCGCCGACAGCCCGCCCTGA